From Planctomycetota bacterium:
ACTCGGAGCAGTCTCGCAAGGAGCCGGGAAACCTTCGCTTCGACGTCCTGCGGGCGGTGGACAACCCGCTCAAGTTCGCGCTCGTCGAGGTCTACCGCGACGAGGCCGCCTTTCAGGCGCACCAGCAGACCCCGCACTACGCGCGCTGGCGCGCCGAGGTGGGCGATCTCCTGGCCGCGCCCCGGACGAGCGAGAAGTACGTCCTCGCGGCCCCCGCGCCGGGGGCGTAGACGCCGTGCCGTTCGCGTTCCTCGCGCCGCCCGAAATCCGCTTCGGATCCGGCGAGTCGCGCCGGCTCCCGGAGATCCTGGCGCGCTTCGGCCGCCGGCCCTTTCTCGTCACCGGCGCCCGCACGGCGGACCGCTTCGCGTTCCTGGCCGCTCTCGGAAACGTTCCCCGATTCGCCGTGTCCGGCGAGCCGGACGTGGCAACCGTGGACGAGGCCGCGCGGCGGGCGCGCGAGGCGGGCGCGGACGTCGTCTGCGCCGTGGGCGGAGGAAGCGCCCTGGACACCGGCAAGGCCGTCAGCGCCATGGCCGTCCACGAGGGAAGCGTCCTCGAATATCTTGAACAGGTGGGCACGGGCCGGACGCTCGATCGCCCTCCCCTGCCGTTCGTGGCGGTCCCCACGACCGCCGGAAGCGGGTCCGAGGCCACCAAGAACGCCGTCCTCCGCGTTCCCGAGCGCCGCGTCAAACGGAGCCTGCGGCACGACCGGCTCATGCCCCGCACGGCGATCGTGGATCCCGACCTGGCCGCCGCGGCACCGCCGGCGGTGGCCGCTTCGGCGGGGCTCGACGCGCTGACGCATCTCCTCGAAGGATTCGTCTCCACCGGCGCCGGGCCGATGACGGACGCCCTGGCGCGGCCCGGGCTGGCGCGGGCGGCGCGGGGCCTGGAGGGGCTGGCCCGGGGCGCTCCGGACGCGGAGTCCATGGCGCTGGCCTCTCTCTGGGGCGGGCTGGTTCTGGCCAATGCGGGGCTCGGGGCGGTGCATGGACTCGTGGCCCCGCTGGGGGGCCGCTTCGCCATCCCCCACGGGCTCGGCTGCGCCGCCCTCCTCGTGGACACGCTGCGCGCCAACCTCCGCGCGCTCCGGA
This genomic window contains:
- a CDS encoding putative quinol monooxygenase codes for the protein MYVVLVRLEARPDTAQKLFELARYNSEQSRKEPGNLRFDVLRAVDNPLKFALVEVYRDEAAFQAHQQTPHYARWRAEVGDLLAAPRTSEKYVLAAPAPGA
- a CDS encoding iron-containing alcohol dehydrogenase, translating into MPFAFLAPPEIRFGSGESRRLPEILARFGRRPFLVTGARTADRFAFLAALGNVPRFAVSGEPDVATVDEAARRAREAGADVVCAVGGGSALDTGKAVSAMAVHEGSVLEYLEQVGTGRTLDRPPLPFVAVPTTAGSGSEATKNAVLRVPERRVKRSLRHDRLMPRTAIVDPDLAAAAPPAVAASAGLDALTHLLEGFVSTGAGPMTDALARPGLARAARGLEGLARGAPDAESMALASLWGGLVLANAGLGAVHGLVAPLGGRFAIPHGLGCAALLVDTLRANLRALRTRAPASPALERYAEAARLFGARDPEELLERLADLRRRLGVPRLAAYGVSEADVEPIVRDSRGGSMRFNPIELSDGELAEAVRAAL